A region of Necator americanus strain Aroian chromosome I, whole genome shotgun sequence DNA encodes the following proteins:
- a CDS encoding hypothetical protein (NECATOR_CHRI.G2526.T1) has product MRRGLENTARPLPNPRSQFDRLWPKRGAAARCHGGGKRRRVGHRPRRAVRKPLQEAAEIDVDVGATASHVWQVVETAGPVKRPSISRYSTSRITCEEKTTIIEIRGPRFVAVSQSMRMIPELLKCNAGCDE; this is encoded by the exons ATGAGGCGAGGCTTGGAGAATACGGCGAGACCGTTACCGAACCCACGGTCTCAATTTGACCGCCTGTGGCCGAAGCGAGGTGCGGCTGCGCGTTGTCATGGAGGAGGTAAACGGCGGCGCGTTGG CCATCGTCCGCGTCGTGCCGTTCGGAAACCCCTGCAGGAGGCTGCAGAAATCGACGTCGATGTTGGAGCGACGGCATCCCATGTGTGGCAGGTCGTCGAAACAGCGGGACCAGTT AAGAGACCATCAATTTCACGGTACTCTACCTCGAGAATTACTTGCGAGGAAAAGACGACCATTATTGAGATCCGTGGTCCTCGTTTTGTCGCAGTGTC GCAATCAATGCGGATGATCCCCGAGTTGCTAAAATGTAATGCGGGATGTGACGAATGA